The following nucleotide sequence is from Bacilli bacterium.
GGCTTGGGGCAAAGCATAATTCTGTTTTATTATGAAATTCATAAAATCGTCTGATAGACTAGAAGAGCGTCACTTCTTCCGTTAATTTGTCGATGAGGCAAAACGGGAGCGAGAATGCCAAAATAACCAGTTTTGCTATAGTTTCAGCATGCGGCAACTTTATATCCGACCTTTCACATAGGTTTTATTGTAGTATACGCGAAACTTGGAAAAAAGGCAATTTCGCGATATAATAACAAAGTATATTTGCGAAAAATTGTTTAAAAGAAGGTTGGAACTCAATGGGACGCAAATGGAACAATATTAAAGAGAAAAAAGCGGCGAAAGACCAAAATACAAGCCGGATTTACGCCAAATTCGGCATTGAAATATATGTGGCCGCCAAAAAGGGCGACCCGAATCCGGAAGCAAATCAGGCGCTGCGTTTCGTATTGGAGCGCGCCAAAACATACAATGTGCCGAAAGCCATCATTGACCGCGCGCTGGAAAAAGCAAAAGGCAGCGGCGAGGAAAACTATGAAAATTTGCGCTATGAGGGATTTGGCCCGAATGGATCGATGATCATCATCGACGCGTTGACGAATAACGTGAACCGCACGGTGGCGGACATTCGTTCCGTTTTTAATAAAAACGGCGGGAATCTGGGAGTGAGCGGGTCTGTCTCCTATATGTTCGAGGAAACGGCCGTAATCGGCCTGGAAGGCAAAACGGCGGACGAAGTGCTGGAAATACTGATGGAAGCGGATGTGGACGTACGCGACATTGTGGAGGAAGACGAGGCCGTGATCATTTATGCCGCTCCCGACCAATTCCATCTGGTGCAGACAGCGCTTAGAAACGCTGGCATAGCCGACTTTACCGTTGCGGAAATTTCGATGCTGCCGCAAAACTACGTCACGCTGCCGGAAGACGTTGTACCGCAATTTGAAAAGCTGATCGACGCGTTGGAAGACTTGGAAGATGTGCAGCAAGTTTACCATAATGTCGACTTCGGAGAATAACGACCTGGACCTGGGTCCAGTATCAAATCATCCTAAAGCAGCATGATGAAATTGGAAAAAGCGTGTTAAGCTTGAAATAATTCAAATCATGTTGTTGGGAGGATTCGCGGTGAATATTCGCGCAATGTTGGGAGCCGTTTTGATTTTGTTCGGCGTATATTTGTATGTCAATGGTCATGCTGTTATCGACACCGGCACGCTTTTCGGCGTCTTTTGGGCAAGTTTTTTTGTGATACCCGTTGGTTTGTTTTTCCACTGGCTTTATTTTGGCGTGATTCGCAAAGGCGTCGGGCTTTTGATCCCGGGCGGCATCATTTTGCTCACGGGTATCGTTTGCCAGATAGCCACGTTGCTTGACGGATGGAGTTATTTGTGGCCCGGGTTTATTTTTGCCGTTGCCGGTGGGCTGTTTGAATTCTACTGGTTTGGGAGCCGCAACAAGTGGCTGATGATCCCGATTTCAATTTTAACGGCGCTGTCCGTATTCTTTTTCGCGATATTCTCGCTTGGAGCGTTCCTTTCGCGTGTCTCGGGCCAACCGGTGATCGCGATTGCGTTCGTTTTCGTCGGCGCTCTTTTGCTAATCGTGAGGAAACGGCCGAATCATATATAAGGGGCTGATTCCGGCCGTCACTTTTGTCGCTTTGGGATCCGGATAAGCCGCTTACGCTTTGCCGGGGCGATTGACCAGGAAAATGCTCGTTACGATCAGGATAAGCCCGATCACCAAAAAAACCGTAAACGGTTCGCGCAAAAATACAGTACCGATAAAGACGGCAATCAATGGAACGAGGAACGTAAACGAAGCCACTTTGCTGACTTCACCGGCTTTTACCAGATTGAAATAGACGACCCAGGCAAAGGCGATCACAAAAATGCCGCTAAACGTAAGCCCGATTACATACGTCTGATTCCAGACGATCTGTGATACATTTTCTGCGATTAATCCCAGCAAAGTTAAGACAATTCCGCCGATGATGCTTTGCAGTGCCACCAGCCACATCGAGTCGGCGCGATTGCCCGCCTTTTTCACATAGATCACGCCAACAGCCCAACTTGCCGAGGTT
It contains:
- a CDS encoding YebC/PmpR family DNA-binding transcriptional regulator yields the protein MGRKWNNIKEKKAAKDQNTSRIYAKFGIEIYVAAKKGDPNPEANQALRFVLERAKTYNVPKAIIDRALEKAKGSGEENYENLRYEGFGPNGSMIIIDALTNNVNRTVADIRSVFNKNGGNLGVSGSVSYMFEETAVIGLEGKTADEVLEILMEADVDVRDIVEEDEAVIIYAAPDQFHLVQTALRNAGIADFTVAEISMLPQNYVTLPEDVVPQFEKLIDALEDLEDVQQVYHNVDFGE